DNA sequence from the Nicotiana tomentosiformis chromosome 3, ASM39032v3, whole genome shotgun sequence genome:
ATAGTCGAGGTGTGTGCAGGCTGACCCAAACATAACCGTTAAACAAGAAAATAGAGACACAAACTTCTACAGTTCCATTTTAATTTAGGGTTGACTTAATGGTCAATGTAAACCTTACAGATCACATGTATCTGATGAAATAGTCGAGGCGTGTGCACGCTAATCCCGACACCACCGGTAAACAAGAAAAAAGAGAAACTTCCAAACTTCCATTTTAAATTAGGGTTGACTTAATAGTCAATGTAATCCTTAAAGATCACATGTACCTGATGAAATAGTCGAGGTGTGTGCAGACTGACCCCGACACTACTGCTAAACAACAAAATAGAGACACAAACTTCCAAAGTTCCATTTTAAGTTAGGGTTGACTTAATGTCAGTGTAATCCTTAGCATAAATCTCCAGATAAAAACCTCATCCTCAACCTCTTAGACCTAAGCTTTACAAGATTATTTGAAGTTTTTAGTTAAGACAGGGCCACCGACTAGAAAAAAAAGGCCAGAGCAAGTTGAGAGCACAAGCCAAGTAGACATTTTGGGCAGAGTTAAGGAAGATtagtcacctccaaacaaatatTAACTGTGAACAAATGCAATAAGCAGTAACAATTAACTTGAACAGAATCAAAAACTTTCAAAAGTAACCTGGATTTCTCAATCAGGATTTTCTTATACAAAAATTGCAATTGGAGGGTTACATACCAATGTTACAATTTCGGAGGAGGCAGAGCGGGAGTGCTCATCTTGATTCTCAGATTGAGCAAAAACTGGGCATTCTACATCGTGTCAAGCTGAAGGTGCCTGGTAGTTAGTTCTGTACAAAAACCGATGACTGATTGGGAATGAAATAGACGAATTAGAACTTTACAGTTCTGAATATGATTCATATGGTGATTCGTCTTCAGGTGGCCTCTGTTGGTTATGAGCAAAAGGAGGTGGTGGAGGATCGACAGACAGAGTGCCCTCCAGTACCTTGACTACCTCTCCCATTGATGGCCTCATACGTTCATCACCTTGTAAGCACCAAAATGCAATTCTAAATGCTCGTTCTAACTCTTCCAAGACGACGCCACCCTCAATTCGCTGATCAGTGGCCATTTCCCTTTCAGcttttacccatttttcatatgCCCAATAACAAGCCTCATCCACATCTTGGCGTCCGGTGATTAATACAACCATCATCTTGCCAAAATCTTTTACATCTGTCTCTGCTTGTCCCCCACTACTTGACGCCTCAGCTTGAATCGTCCTCAGCCCAAATTCACTAACTTTAGCCTCTAATTCATCATCTAAGAACACGTTTTCACATTTCAAATTTCCATGACTAACAAACTCCCTACATCCTGTATGCAAGTACGATATGGCCCTCGCCACTGACAAAGATATATCTATTCTTTTCCGCCATGTCAATCTCTTGCACATTCTAGGTTCTTCTAAACATTTGTCAACCGAACCATATTTGGAAAGCTCATAAACCAATAACCTGTGGCCTGACTCACAGCAATAACCGTCCAGCCTCAAAAGATTTTTGTGATATATACTTCCTATTTTTAGGACTGCACTCCGAAATCTCCTTTCTTCTATAGAGGCATTAAGATCTTTAACCGCAACAAGCCTGTTATCTGGAAGTACACCTTCGAACACATTCTGTCCAATTTGTTGCTTAAAATTGTCTGTCAGATCTTTGATTTCGGAGTAAGAAAACACGATGCAACCGGTAGCATTAGGCACTGTATGGGCCGGAGCAGATTTCTGCATCATACTTTTCCTTCTCCTGAACAGGTAAACTCCAATCCCGAATTGAAGCATGAAAAACACAACAACTGATCCAGCAGCGACTTCTAATAGACAAGCAACACAGATCTTCTGTGATACCTTTCTCGGAGCAGGTATAGGCGCAGGTAAAACAGCAATTGGATCTGAACAAGTCTTGACAAAAGTAATGGAACCCAAAGAGGGGTCTGATTGACCGCCAATGTATTGGGACTTCATCATGTGGCATTGTGCAGTCCCATTGTTGATGAAGGATGCGGCATGGCAGGACGGGTCTTTCTGACACAGACTTCTACACTGCTGCAAACTGGTTTGCACAACTGTTTTGTTTGGTGGGTATA
Encoded proteins:
- the LOC104110483 gene encoding G-type lectin S-receptor-like serine/threonine-protein kinase SD3-1, which codes for MDRGDRIASYSNLLLSVSIGFLLFSVVSSQIPLGSKLTVEENNYWVSSNGNYAVGFLNSSDQYIFGVRFNSICIPSSEQTAIWTVGNVKVSSKAYFELSSGGEMILFDPATEKIVWQSKTGNASVGSAVLLDNGNFVLLNRNKIAVWQSFESPSDTLLPGQSLSVGHTLRASSRDSLASYYSLVMNVSGEMQLRWDSTVIYWTVGGPSQPAVRSILGSDGILRLLDQRSKVVSSVYGEDHSDPDVKFRFMRLDSDGNLRMYSWETNATSWRTVWQAVINQCDVFATCANQGICIFNASDSYVCQCPFRSTRDSNTKCLIPYKPSCESGSSMIRYDHMYLYGIYPPNKTVVQTSLQQCRSLCQKDPSCHAASFINNGTAQCHMMKSQYIGGQSDPSLGSITFVKTCSDPIAVLPAPIPAPRKVSQKICVACLLEVAAGSVVVFFMLQFGIGVYLFRRRKSMMQKSAPAHTVPNATGCIVFSYSEIKDLTDNFKQQIGQNVFEGVLPDNRLVAVKDLNASIEERRFRSAVLKIGSIYHKNLLRLDGYCCESGHRLLVYELSKYGSVDKCLEEPRMCKRLTWRKRIDISLSVARAISYLHTGCREFVSHGNLKCENVFLDDELEAKVSEFGLRTIQAEASSSGGQAETDVKDFGKMMVVLITGRQDVDEACYWAYEKWVKAEREMATDQRIEGGVVLEELERAFRIAFWCLQGDERMRPSMGEVVKVLEGTLSVDPPPPPFAHNQQRPPEDESPYESYSEL